Proteins from a genomic interval of Nematostella vectensis chromosome 12, jaNemVect1.1, whole genome shotgun sequence:
- the LOC5508307 gene encoding NHP2-like protein 1 translates to MASEEVNPKAFPLADPQLTVTILDLIQQATNYKQLRKGANEATKCLNRGIAEFIVMAADTEPLEILLHLPLLCEDKNVPYVFVRSKAALGRATGVTRPVIACAVTVNEGSQLKPQIQTLQNAIEKLLI, encoded by the exons ATG GCATCAGAAGAAGTTAACCCCAAGGCCTTCCCGTTGGCTGATCCTCAACTGACAGTCACCATCCTAGACCTGATTCAACAGGCCACAAACTACAAGCAACTCCGCAAGGGTGCCAATGAAG CCACCAAGTGCTTGAACCGCGGCATTGCAGAGTTCATCGTCATGGCTGCTGATACAGAGCCACTAGAGATTCTACTACATCTGCCTCTCCTCTGTGAGGACAAG AATGTGCCATATGTGTTTGTGCGCAGCAAGGCTGCTCTTGGGAGAGCCACTGGCGTCACCAGACCTGTAATTGCATGCGCTGTGACAGTTAACGAAGGCTCACAGCTCAAACCTCAAATCCAGACACTTCAAAATGCAATAGAAAAACTCCTCATTTAA
- the LOC5508316 gene encoding centrosomal protein of 131 kDa isoform X1: protein MNSKNLAASFGSGRNSSSKTRPNTAKGSRSTASTGRYSSRSDKSVESDMSDLLSITGTPTAKQPKTVAHPRTGSSSSQWRPEKKVQHDISDGESDRTSGSGGARRKAPNKLDQGGNLRNQSKKSKSQGKKPLAADFKINSPDRQSSSKPTETINDAEEDWWPGSSINAQVPPLLELRSLSEEEEHKPWWHGNKSQGPEEDQAMVNSEFKLWTGKSNDSDPLVDAINEMLQSPGDGSRKSSAKSNDSAAKNSPVPKLFLGNGSDDDIISRDSRETQAAITIQRWVRGWRVRRWIGQGALKHLLGQKKKEVLGNLAKSKTQEDLEEMRQAEKVKRREEKARLARQAAIEELQKKREEKKQENQRKAEDEMKFLQASGKVSKKKSNSRPKSAKPARPVSSLRLNNEAASASKGPSPSLPGSSRSTERKVDELFQQESRASQAVKSVSFDDEHPLPSDRTESTSKNAGSDVNSKTTFDDLLNSLKQLEQEPEELLSPGIPAASDHKLNSWLDEIDKDNEKPYLSVANVDSHNHHKVQSDSSTALSAEKLRNIIHFLDEVEKAEEDVRSEITQVREEAISRGLPSPSASTSITFDKEKERAALEEASHAATDVTNAMMAVKIELEEKKRTNELLQRALNQQREFTLRQAKEMEKDAKQRLTIQKQEYEAAIQRHLSFIDQLIDDKKTLGERCEELVKKLKDIDKKYSDKIKLMEENHQVEIKKQKEVILAAEKLRREKWITEKTQQIKEVTVKGLEPDIQKLIAKHKAEVKKIKSVQQAELLESDERAGRRYIQQIEELRDQLEREKEMACTRERELAQQRMEKQMEQEEQAYQQQRRRLYSEVQEEKERIALQAQRQRQELDDARRALEESHKKTVTESQASHQKSLEDIERRHQLEMNELKERLEVEKQAWIENYMKKQDTVLMAKERELKEGVREARDREIEMVINRLEDEAAASREECERAAENRIKRVRDKYESEIRELERSESNMQQRYNEMKERLTEVEGELSRQRSLLRHKDTQQQDSEQTLTRLQEERGKVADIIRQEFADRLVTTDEDNKRLKTELSEMRARHRLELERITREKEEEMEQVHTRVKQAISKKEETMKVLREQQQAAMKRADHLEMLLQQQRKKLLP from the exons ATGAACTCCAAAAACTTGGCGGCCAGTTTCGGTTCTGGTAGAAATTCGTCGTCGAAAACGCGACCGAACACAGCGAAAGGCAGCCGAAGTACTGCAAGCACAGGGAGATATTCATCTCGCTCCGACAAGAGTGTG gaATCAGATATGTCAGATTTGCTTTCCATCACTGGAACACCAACAGCGAAGCAGCCAAAAACAGTAGCTCATCCTAGAACAG GGAGTAGCAGTAGTCAATGGAGACCAGAGAAGAAGGTGCAGCATGACATATCGGATGGTGAGAGTGACAGGACAAGCGGTAGTGGTGGAGCGCGCAGGAAAGCTCCCAACAAGTTAGACCAGGGAGGCAATCTGAG AAACCAAAGCAAGAAATCAAAAAGTCAAGGAAAGAAGCCATTAGCAGCAGATTTTAAG ATCAACAGCCCTGATAGACAGAGCTCATCAAAACCTACAGAAACAATCAATGATGCAGAGGAAGACTGGTGGCCAGGATCTAGCATTAATGCCCAGGTCCCTCCCTTACTTGAGCTCAGATCCCTGTCAGAAGAGGAAGAGCATAAGCCTTGGTGGCATGGGAACAAGTCCCAGGGCCCTGAAGAGGATCAGGCCATGGTTAACAGTGAGTTCAAGCTGTGGACTGGGAAAAGCAATGACAGCGACCCATTGGTTGATGCTATTAATGAAATGCTTCAGTCACCAG GTGATGGGAGCAGAAAAAGCTCAGCCAAGTCAAATGACAGCGCGGCCAAGAACAGCCCAGTGCCAAAGCTCTTTCTTGGTAATGGCTCAGATGATGACATCATTTCAAGAGATTCCAGAGAAACACAGGCTGCCATTACCATACAGCGGTGGGTGAGAGGGTGGCGGGTGCGGAGATGGATAGGGCAGGGTGCCTTAAAGCATCTGCTTGGacagaagaagaaagaagTTCTTGGAAATCTGGCAAAATCTAAGACACAG GAGGACCTTGAGGAAATGAGACAAGCAGAGAAAGTAAAAAGAAGAGAGGAAAAGGCACGACTTGCTCGTCAGGCTGCTATCGAGGAGCTACAGAAAAAGAGAGAAGAGAAGAAGCAAGAAAACCAGCGCAAAGCTGAGGATGAAATG AAATTCCTACAAGCTAGTGGCAAGGTTTCAAAGAAGAAGAGCAACAGTAGACCTAAATCTGCCAAACCAGCAAGGCCAGTAAGCTCTTTAAGACTAAATAATGAGGCGGCAAGTGCCAGCAAGGGGCCATCCCCATCACTACCTGGGTCCAGCCGAAGTACCGAAAGGAAAGTTGACGAGTTATTCCAG CAGGAATCCAGAGCATCTCAGGCTGTCAAGAGTGTGAGCTTTGATGATGAGCACCCCCTTCCCTCCGACAGGACGGAAAGCACCTCCAAAAA TGCCGGGAGTGACGTCAATAGTAAGACCACATTTGATGACCTTCTCAACTCATTGAAGCAACTGGAGCAGGAACCAGAGGAGCTGCTATCTCCTGGAATACCTGCAGCAAGTGATCATAAACTCAACTCCTGGC TAGATgaaattgacaaagacaacgaAAAG CCTTATCTGTCAGTTGCAAACGTGGACAGTCACAACCACCATAAAGTCCAAAG TGATTCAAGTACAGCATTGTCAGCTGAAAAACTCAG GAATATTATCCACTTTCTGGATGAAGTAGAGAAAGCAGAAGAAGACGTGAGGAGTGAGATCACTCAG GTGCGTGAAGAAGCCATCTCGAGGGGTCTTCCTTCACCAAGTGCATCAACATCCATTACCTTTGACAAAGA GAAGGAGCGCGCTGCACTAGAAGAAGCATCGCATGCCGCCACTGACGTCACAAATGCCATGATGGCTGTCAAGATCGAGCTTGAGGAGAAGAAACGAACCAACGAGCTGCTGCAAAGAGCTCTG AACCAGCAGCGTGAGTTTACTTTGAGGCAAGCAAAAGAGATGGAGAAAGATGCCAAGCAGAGACTCACTATCCAGAAACAAGAGTATGAAGCAGCGATACAGCGTCACCTCTCCTTTATCGACCAGCTTATCGACGACAAAAAGACCCTGGGGGAGAGGTGTGAGGAGCTGGTGAAGAAACTGAAAGACATTGATAAGAAATACAGCGACAAGATTAAACTTATGGAGGAAAA TCATCAAGTCGagataaaaaagcaaaaagagGTCATTCTAGCAGCTGAAAAACTGAGAAGAGAAAAGTGGATAACTGAGAAAACTCAACAGATCAAG GAGGTAACTGTCAAAGGACTTGAGCCAGATATTCAGAAGCTCATCGCAAAGCACAAGGCTGAAGTGAAGAAAATCAAGTCAGTGCAGCAG GCTGAGCTGCTGGAGTCGGATGAGCGTGCTGGCAGGAGATATATCCAACAAATCGAGGAGCTCAGGGACCAGCTTGAACGAGAGAAGGAGATGGCCTGCACACGGGAAAGAGAACTAGCCCAGCAAAG GATGGAGAAGCAGATGGAGCAAGAAGAGCAAGCATACCAGCAGCAAAGGCGCCGACTATACTCTGAAGTCCAGGAAGAAAAGGAACGCATCGCGCTGCAGGCACAACGGCAGCGACAGGAGCTGGACGACGCCAGGAGAGCACTAGAG GAATCGCACAAGAAGACAGTCACAGAGAGTCAGGCGTCCCACCAGAAATCTCTGGAAGATATCGAGAGAAGACACCAG CTTGAGATGAATGAACTTAAGGAAAGGCTAGAAGTCGAAAAGCAAGCATGGATCGAGAACTACATGAAAAAGCAG GATACTGTGTTGATGGCCAAGGAGAGGGAGTTGAAGGAGGGAGTCCGTGAAGCGAGAGACAGG GAGATTGAGATGGTGATCAATCGCTTAGAAGACGAAGCCGCCGCGAGTCGGGAGGAGTGTGAGCGAGCTGCTGAGAACAGAATCAA ACGTGTTCGAGACAAGTATGAGTCCGAGATCCGTGAGCTGGAGAGATCCGAGAGCAACATGCAGCAGCGCTACAACGAGATGAAG GAGCGCCTGACGGAGGTGGAGGGCGAGTTGTCTCGGCAGCGCAGTCTCCTCAGACATAAGGATACTCAGCAGCAAGACTCAGAGCAGACGCTCACCAGGCTGCAGGAGGAGCGGGGCAAAGTGGCGGACATCATACGCCAAGAGTTCGCCGACAG GCTGGTTACCACAGATGAAGATAACAAGCGATTGAAGACAGAGCTAAGCGAGATGAGGGCGCGACACCGACTGGAACTCGAGCGGATAACTCGCGAGAAAGAGGAGGAAATGGAGCAAGTGCACACAAG GGTCAAACAAGCGATTTCCAAGAAAGAGGAAACGATGAAGGTTTTACGAGAACAACAACAG gctgcgatgaaacgagcagACCATCTCGAGATGTTACTACAGCAACAGAGAAAAAAGCTGCTACCTTGA
- the LOC5508316 gene encoding centrosomal protein of 131 kDa isoform X2 encodes MNSKNLAASFGSGRNSSSKTRPNTAKGSRSTASTGRYSSRSDKSVESDMSDLLSITGTPTAKQPKTVAHPRTGSSSSQWRPEKKVQHDISDGESDRTSGSGGARRKAPNKLDQGGNLRNQSKKSKSQGKKPLAADFKINSPDRQSSSKPTETINDAEEDWWPGSSINAQVPPLLELRSLSEEEEHKPWWHGNKSQGPEEDQAMVNSEFKLWTGKSNDSDPLVDAINEMLQSPGDGSRKSSAKSNDSAAKNSPVPKLFLGNGSDDDIISRDSRETQAAITIQRWVRGWRVRRWIGQGALKHLLGQKKKEVLGNLAKSKTQEDLEEMRQAEKVKRREEKARLARQAAIEELQKKREEKKQENQRKAEDEMKFLQASGKVSKKKSNSRPKSAKPARPVSSLRLNNEAASASKGPSPSLPGSSRSTERKVDELFQESRASQAVKSVSFDDEHPLPSDRTESTSKNAGSDVNSKTTFDDLLNSLKQLEQEPEELLSPGIPAASDHKLNSWLDEIDKDNEKPYLSVANVDSHNHHKVQSDSSTALSAEKLRNIIHFLDEVEKAEEDVRSEITQVREEAISRGLPSPSASTSITFDKEKERAALEEASHAATDVTNAMMAVKIELEEKKRTNELLQRALNQQREFTLRQAKEMEKDAKQRLTIQKQEYEAAIQRHLSFIDQLIDDKKTLGERCEELVKKLKDIDKKYSDKIKLMEENHQVEIKKQKEVILAAEKLRREKWITEKTQQIKEVTVKGLEPDIQKLIAKHKAEVKKIKSVQQAELLESDERAGRRYIQQIEELRDQLEREKEMACTRERELAQQRMEKQMEQEEQAYQQQRRRLYSEVQEEKERIALQAQRQRQELDDARRALEESHKKTVTESQASHQKSLEDIERRHQLEMNELKERLEVEKQAWIENYMKKQDTVLMAKERELKEGVREARDREIEMVINRLEDEAAASREECERAAENRIKRVRDKYESEIRELERSESNMQQRYNEMKERLTEVEGELSRQRSLLRHKDTQQQDSEQTLTRLQEERGKVADIIRQEFADRLVTTDEDNKRLKTELSEMRARHRLELERITREKEEEMEQVHTRVKQAISKKEETMKVLREQQQAAMKRADHLEMLLQQQRKKLLP; translated from the exons ATGAACTCCAAAAACTTGGCGGCCAGTTTCGGTTCTGGTAGAAATTCGTCGTCGAAAACGCGACCGAACACAGCGAAAGGCAGCCGAAGTACTGCAAGCACAGGGAGATATTCATCTCGCTCCGACAAGAGTGTG gaATCAGATATGTCAGATTTGCTTTCCATCACTGGAACACCAACAGCGAAGCAGCCAAAAACAGTAGCTCATCCTAGAACAG GGAGTAGCAGTAGTCAATGGAGACCAGAGAAGAAGGTGCAGCATGACATATCGGATGGTGAGAGTGACAGGACAAGCGGTAGTGGTGGAGCGCGCAGGAAAGCTCCCAACAAGTTAGACCAGGGAGGCAATCTGAG AAACCAAAGCAAGAAATCAAAAAGTCAAGGAAAGAAGCCATTAGCAGCAGATTTTAAG ATCAACAGCCCTGATAGACAGAGCTCATCAAAACCTACAGAAACAATCAATGATGCAGAGGAAGACTGGTGGCCAGGATCTAGCATTAATGCCCAGGTCCCTCCCTTACTTGAGCTCAGATCCCTGTCAGAAGAGGAAGAGCATAAGCCTTGGTGGCATGGGAACAAGTCCCAGGGCCCTGAAGAGGATCAGGCCATGGTTAACAGTGAGTTCAAGCTGTGGACTGGGAAAAGCAATGACAGCGACCCATTGGTTGATGCTATTAATGAAATGCTTCAGTCACCAG GTGATGGGAGCAGAAAAAGCTCAGCCAAGTCAAATGACAGCGCGGCCAAGAACAGCCCAGTGCCAAAGCTCTTTCTTGGTAATGGCTCAGATGATGACATCATTTCAAGAGATTCCAGAGAAACACAGGCTGCCATTACCATACAGCGGTGGGTGAGAGGGTGGCGGGTGCGGAGATGGATAGGGCAGGGTGCCTTAAAGCATCTGCTTGGacagaagaagaaagaagTTCTTGGAAATCTGGCAAAATCTAAGACACAG GAGGACCTTGAGGAAATGAGACAAGCAGAGAAAGTAAAAAGAAGAGAGGAAAAGGCACGACTTGCTCGTCAGGCTGCTATCGAGGAGCTACAGAAAAAGAGAGAAGAGAAGAAGCAAGAAAACCAGCGCAAAGCTGAGGATGAAATG AAATTCCTACAAGCTAGTGGCAAGGTTTCAAAGAAGAAGAGCAACAGTAGACCTAAATCTGCCAAACCAGCAAGGCCAGTAAGCTCTTTAAGACTAAATAATGAGGCGGCAAGTGCCAGCAAGGGGCCATCCCCATCACTACCTGGGTCCAGCCGAAGTACCGAAAGGAAAGTTGACGAGTTATTCCAG GAATCCAGAGCATCTCAGGCTGTCAAGAGTGTGAGCTTTGATGATGAGCACCCCCTTCCCTCCGACAGGACGGAAAGCACCTCCAAAAA TGCCGGGAGTGACGTCAATAGTAAGACCACATTTGATGACCTTCTCAACTCATTGAAGCAACTGGAGCAGGAACCAGAGGAGCTGCTATCTCCTGGAATACCTGCAGCAAGTGATCATAAACTCAACTCCTGGC TAGATgaaattgacaaagacaacgaAAAG CCTTATCTGTCAGTTGCAAACGTGGACAGTCACAACCACCATAAAGTCCAAAG TGATTCAAGTACAGCATTGTCAGCTGAAAAACTCAG GAATATTATCCACTTTCTGGATGAAGTAGAGAAAGCAGAAGAAGACGTGAGGAGTGAGATCACTCAG GTGCGTGAAGAAGCCATCTCGAGGGGTCTTCCTTCACCAAGTGCATCAACATCCATTACCTTTGACAAAGA GAAGGAGCGCGCTGCACTAGAAGAAGCATCGCATGCCGCCACTGACGTCACAAATGCCATGATGGCTGTCAAGATCGAGCTTGAGGAGAAGAAACGAACCAACGAGCTGCTGCAAAGAGCTCTG AACCAGCAGCGTGAGTTTACTTTGAGGCAAGCAAAAGAGATGGAGAAAGATGCCAAGCAGAGACTCACTATCCAGAAACAAGAGTATGAAGCAGCGATACAGCGTCACCTCTCCTTTATCGACCAGCTTATCGACGACAAAAAGACCCTGGGGGAGAGGTGTGAGGAGCTGGTGAAGAAACTGAAAGACATTGATAAGAAATACAGCGACAAGATTAAACTTATGGAGGAAAA TCATCAAGTCGagataaaaaagcaaaaagagGTCATTCTAGCAGCTGAAAAACTGAGAAGAGAAAAGTGGATAACTGAGAAAACTCAACAGATCAAG GAGGTAACTGTCAAAGGACTTGAGCCAGATATTCAGAAGCTCATCGCAAAGCACAAGGCTGAAGTGAAGAAAATCAAGTCAGTGCAGCAG GCTGAGCTGCTGGAGTCGGATGAGCGTGCTGGCAGGAGATATATCCAACAAATCGAGGAGCTCAGGGACCAGCTTGAACGAGAGAAGGAGATGGCCTGCACACGGGAAAGAGAACTAGCCCAGCAAAG GATGGAGAAGCAGATGGAGCAAGAAGAGCAAGCATACCAGCAGCAAAGGCGCCGACTATACTCTGAAGTCCAGGAAGAAAAGGAACGCATCGCGCTGCAGGCACAACGGCAGCGACAGGAGCTGGACGACGCCAGGAGAGCACTAGAG GAATCGCACAAGAAGACAGTCACAGAGAGTCAGGCGTCCCACCAGAAATCTCTGGAAGATATCGAGAGAAGACACCAG CTTGAGATGAATGAACTTAAGGAAAGGCTAGAAGTCGAAAAGCAAGCATGGATCGAGAACTACATGAAAAAGCAG GATACTGTGTTGATGGCCAAGGAGAGGGAGTTGAAGGAGGGAGTCCGTGAAGCGAGAGACAGG GAGATTGAGATGGTGATCAATCGCTTAGAAGACGAAGCCGCCGCGAGTCGGGAGGAGTGTGAGCGAGCTGCTGAGAACAGAATCAA ACGTGTTCGAGACAAGTATGAGTCCGAGATCCGTGAGCTGGAGAGATCCGAGAGCAACATGCAGCAGCGCTACAACGAGATGAAG GAGCGCCTGACGGAGGTGGAGGGCGAGTTGTCTCGGCAGCGCAGTCTCCTCAGACATAAGGATACTCAGCAGCAAGACTCAGAGCAGACGCTCACCAGGCTGCAGGAGGAGCGGGGCAAAGTGGCGGACATCATACGCCAAGAGTTCGCCGACAG GCTGGTTACCACAGATGAAGATAACAAGCGATTGAAGACAGAGCTAAGCGAGATGAGGGCGCGACACCGACTGGAACTCGAGCGGATAACTCGCGAGAAAGAGGAGGAAATGGAGCAAGTGCACACAAG GGTCAAACAAGCGATTTCCAAGAAAGAGGAAACGATGAAGGTTTTACGAGAACAACAACAG gctgcgatgaaacgagcagACCATCTCGAGATGTTACTACAGCAACAGAGAAAAAAGCTGCTACCTTGA